The Eubacterium ventriosum genome includes the window TTAACAGCTTTTGGAGACATAATAACTATTAATAGTGAGGGGAGAGTTGATATTATTTATTATCGTTATGGATATTATAGTGTAATTGCAACTGGTTGGGAGATGTTTGAGGTGTTTGCTGGCGATTCTTTTATGAATGAAAGAATGTTTAAGAATATTCTTTATAATGCTGCTGTCGAAAAACATGGGAGAGTTGAATTTGAAGAATGCTTTGGTTATGTCCCATTACTCGCTTTGGGAGGAAATGAGACGGTTGATAATCTTAAAAAAATAAAAACAAAGGAGCATATTGAAGTAATAATTGAGATGGTTGGAATTATATCAGATATGAAGTCGATAATTATGTAATAAACACAACGAGTATAGTATATGTTAAAAGGATTTGAAGAATTATCTGAATAAAAAATATATTCAGTAAATAGAAATCAATCTGTAATTAATAAAATGATTCAAGTAATGAATATTGCTTGGAGCCTGTTGGGGAGCAATAACAGGAGCAGTTATCGGTGGTGTTGCCGGTGGACTGGAAAGTATGAGCCAAGGCGGTTCTTTCCTTGACGGATTTGAAGATGGTGCTTTTTCAGGTGCAGTAGGCGGTGCTATTGGAGGCGCAGCTTTTGCAGGACTTGGAGTTGCCGGATCCGCATTAGGCAAGGGAATCAGTTGTGCATCAAAACTCGGAAAAGCAATAAAGGGAACGGCAGCGGTATCAAAAGTGCTGAGCCTTGGAATGGCTGGATTTGATATGATTTCTTTAGCTGATATGGCAATTGATAATAAAAATAATCCTATTGCTGATTTAAATAAAAAGCTACATTCAAATAAAGCTTATAATGTATTTCAAATAAGTGTGTCGGCACTTGCAGTATTTACCGGTGGTATGACAACAACTATGAAGTGTTTTGTCGCAGGAACTTTAGTATTAACAATAGATGGATTAAAAAAAATCGAAGACATCGAGGTTGGAGATAGGGTTTTAGCAGCAGATACAGATACGATGGAAAGAAAATACAAAGAGGTATTAGATACATTTGTAAGAAAGACAAATGATTTGATACATATTTTCATTGGAGAAGAAGAAATAGTTACTACAGCAGACCATCCATTTTGGGTCGAGGGAAAAGTTTTTGTCCCTGCAATGAGCCTTGTAATAGATAGTGAATTATTAAACAACAGTGGAAATGTAGTACGTGTTGATAATTTACTTAGAGAAACAAACGCTGATGGTGCAGAGGTATATAACTTTAAAGTAGATGAGTATCATACGTATTATGTAGGAGATATGCATATTCTTGTTCATAATGCAGGTGATGCATATAGTCGTCCTTCGGGATTCAGAAAAGGTGTAAGAGATAAAGCATGGGAAGAAGTTGAAAAAGCATCTCCAGATGGTATAGTTCACGATCCTAAAACAGGACGACCAATGAGTAAAGATGAACCATGGGATATGGGACATAAGCCTGGGTATGAGTTTAGAAAACATAGAGCAAGTGCACGGGAAAGAGGAATTACTAGGAAACAGTTTCTAGATGAACATAATAATCCTTCACATTATAGACCAGAATTGCCGTCATCAAATAGGAGTCACGTATGCGAAGATTTAACAGATTTATATCTAGGACCATGATTATATTATAAAAAATAGAAAAAGTAGAAATAGGAGAAAGGAAATATGCAACAAAAAAAATATATTTTTCAAATTCTTCATAAAGAAATAAAACTTGCACCTAAAGTGTTAGCTTTTGCAGATGACACAAATGAAAACAGTATTGATATTTATATTGGAGAAGATAGGCCAGATATAGGGCTTAACACATACTCTACTATTGGACTATCAAAGTTTCCAGTTGATTTGGTTTGTAGTGACGGAAGAGAAATCAGAGTAGAATATATTGGAATGTGTAATAGTGATTTCAGCGAATTTCCTAATATTGTTGCGTCGTGTGCATTTAATATTATTAAAGATAATTACATATGTAAGCCAGGAATGGTGGCGATTGATGCTATCGCGGATTATTGTGATGAACTAGAAATGAAGCATATTTATTATACTATTCCAATATTCTGGGAGAAGCTACAAGGAATAGAATATGAAAATATAATTATTAATTGGTTATATATGGTGCCAATTTCCGACAAAGAATTAGAATACATTGAAGAGTTTGGTGATGAAAAATTCGAAGAACTATTAGAAGAAAAAAATGTCGATGTGTTTGACATATATAGAAAATCAATAATATAGGGATTGAGAAGGAACTATTATTGACAGATATGGTTCTAAATATGGACAATATACTTCTCCGGTAGGAACACCTTTTGGTCAAAGAGCATTGCCATACAGAGATAATTTATGGGCATATCATAAGTATGCTGTTGTTAAGGACATTAATAATGTAACTACATCGACTATCGAATCTACGTTCAATATGCTAGGTATGGGTATTCAAATTGAAATGCCTTCGTTGATTAAGAGATTGGTAAAGGTTGGATATTTGAGGGAGATATTATAATGGATAAAAAAGAATTTATTAAAATTATGAAAAAAATGCATGTTCCTATTGCATGATATAATATAGAGGGCAAAGGGCGTGATGATGAAAGGTTCTGTTTGGTGAAAGATGGAGAAAAGTGGAATGTATATTATTCTGAGAGAGGATGTAAGACCACAAATAAATATTTTGACAGTGAAAGTGACGCACTGGAATATATGTGTAAAGAATTATCTGAATAAAAAATATATTTGGTAAATAGAAAACTAATTTGTAATTAGTAAAATGATTCAGGTAATGAACATTGGTTAGGAATAGAATGGCAACAATTACATTATATAAGGATAAGCTGAATGGAGTGGGAGGCTTGATAGACAACATCATAAAGTCTTCCAATAACTTGGATACTCAGTTAGGAACACTTAAATCTACGTTACAAGGAGTAAGTAACAGTACATATAACCTGCAGGATACAGTAAATAGCATAAGTTCCTCTTCCAAAACTGAGAAAGAAAAGGTCAGCAATTTAAAATAACTAATGCAAATATGCAAAACGGTGTACTTTACATAGATGTTATAGCAAAATAAGGAGTTTTTATGGAACAAAAAATACTGACATTAGCAGAAAAATGGGAAATAGATGCTCAGGCGTACAAAGACGGTGCTTCTGTTATAACAGCATCTCCTCAGTGCGAATTTTGCAAAGCAGATTGCCAAACAGAATCGTTGTTATAAGATGATGTTACTTACAGGTTCTAAGGAAGAAAGTACATTAAACTTTTATCGAAGTGCAGGATATAATAGCTCGGATAAGACGGCATTTATTCAATGGATTGATATGTAAAATATGGAGAATGATTATGATATATGAATTAGCAACAATAGAAGAATTGCAGGCTGTGTACGATTTGGTGCAGCAAACAAACTATCAAATGATATGGATATGTCATTGGTGGAAAAAGAATCCTATGAGTATTATAAGAACACATTAGAAACTGGTGAGCATATTGGATATCTGGTGTATGATAACGAAACCTTTATTGGTGCTGGTGGTGTCAGCTTTTATCAGGTTATGCCGACATATCATAATCCAACAGGTAAAAAGGCTTATATTATGAATATGTATACGGCACCGGCATATCGGAGACAGGGGATTGCATTTCATACATTGGATTTACTGGTAAAGGATGCGAAGAAACAGGGCGTATCACAGATTGCATTGGAGGCGACAGATATGGGGCGGCCTTTATATGAAAAATATGGATTTGTAAAAATGGAAGATGAAATGGAGCTGAAGCATAGTCATGCGTGTTCCGATTAGAAAGTAGGTATATAATGAGAAATAGATCTTTAACAGCGGAATGTAATAAGATATTTAATTTTTGGAAATTAGAAGAATATTTTACACCATCGGATTATCCCGAATTGACTTTAACAATAAAAGAGGGAAAACAAGATATTCCGTTTGATGCATATTATAATGCTTACAGTACAAGAAGTTTACCATTAAAAGAATACAAGGCACATAATGAGTATTTGAGACAAAAACATAAATCTGATGAGAAGTTGTATAATCGTGCAAATGTTTATTGTGGCTGTTACAAAATTAAAACCTTTGTGGAAAAAATGGCTGAAAAATGTAAATTAGATATGGAAAAATATGCAGAGATAAACGAATTGTCAGGTAGATTTTATATTTTCTCAGTTCAGATAGACTTAGATGGGAAAATTACAGAAGAAGGCGTGCAAGTCAGTCCGTTCTTTTATGCTGTACTTTGTATGATAAAAGCCGAGGGCATAAATGTTAATATTATGCAAGAAAATATATGGAAGCTAAATGAAGAAGTAAATGAGATACTTAAACAAAATAATGTACAAATATTGGAGTTTACAGATGTAACAATAGTAAAAAATATTATATTTGATAAACTGAGAATTGAGTCTGAAAGTGAAGTTGGGCTAAAAAGTGCTTCGGATAAAGTATATGCATGTAAAGGTTTAAAAAAAGAAGATGAAACAAGTGACTTTACCAGTTTTTATTTGGACGAAATAGAAAATGTTCAGAAGAACCATAAGAATAATGAGAATTTGATAAAATATACCACCTCATTATTGGCAGGAAATCAAAAAAAGATAATGATAGACAGTGATGTTTGTTCCATGAAAAAATGGTTAGAAGTAGATAGATTTCCGATGGGAAAATATCCATCAAAGTTTTCTCCGACATTAATGCAGCAAATAGCTATAAACATAGCTATATCAGAAAACGATAGAAAGGAAAAAATATTTTCAGTAAATGGACCACCAGGAACGGGAAAAACGACTCTTTTGAAAGAAATCATTGCTTCAAATGTTGTCCAATTAGCAGAAGTTTTAATTAAATATGGAATTAGTGGTAGTAATTTTGTTTCTAGGAAAGTTGAATCCGCATCAAATGCTAGATATACAGAAAAATATTATGAAATACCAGAAGAAATTTCTAAATATGGAATTCTTGTGGTATCAAATAATAATGGAGCTGTAGAAAATATCACGCTCGATTTACCGAAATCTGGCGATATGGAAAAAGATAAAACTAGGACAGATTACTTCGACAGAAAGATAAATAAAGAAGTGTATTTTTCAGCGGTAGCAGATAATCTTTTGGGAAAAGAAGGAGGTGCGTGGGGATTAATATCAGCTCGTATGGGAAGAAAATCCTATGTTACTGAAGTTTTAGAATCTTGTGTATTCGCTAAAAAAAATGATGCTTCGGATAAAGTGACATTAGATCTGGCAAGAGAAGATAGTATTTCGTGGGATGAAGCTATTGATAAGTTTAATGTAGCTAAAAGAAAGGTTTTGTTATTAAGAGAAGGCATCAAAAAAGACCAAAAACTCTTGGATGATTTTTATAAAGAAGGAGAGGGTTTAGCGAAGAGTAAATTGGACTTAAAACAGTTGCTCATAGAAAAGGAGCAATTAAATATAAAGTTAAATGATGTAAGAACGGAATTAGAAAGTAATGAACAGGAGACTTTAGAGCAGGAAGGGGAAATTAAGTATATTAAGGAACATAGCTCTATTTTTAAGAAACTACTTATCCTTTTGGGAATAGGGAAAATAGGTAGGCATGTTGCTGAAAAACAAAAATATGTCGATGAGTTAATAATTAATCACGAAGATATTAAACGTAGATATAGTTTGGCTGTGAGAAATACAGAAGAAGTATGTACAAAAATTGAAAAGCAATATAGTATAATCGCTGCTTTAACAAAGAAAGTACAGATACTTGAAGAAAAAATATATGGAAATAATGGGTCTTTGAAAAACAAATACAAAAATAATTTTGCAGATAAAAATTTTTATATAGATATTAAAGAATCTGAGGACTCGCAGAATGCATGTCCGTGGACATTTGACGAATATGATATGGCTAGAGAAGAATTGTTTTTTGCTTCACTACAGGTGCGAAAAGCATTTATTTTGGAGTCGCCATATATAAAAAGAAATCTATTTGTATATGAAGCATATAATAATGGGAAATATACAATGGAAGAAAAAAAGGAGATGTTTCCGCATTTGTTTAATTCCTTGTCAATAGTGATACCTGTACTATCTTCTACATTTGCATCTGTCGGAAGATTTTTAAAGCATGCAGGAAATATGAGTTTAGGTATGCTTATAATTGACGAATCGGGACAAGCAGTTCCACAGTCTGCTTTAGGAGCAATTTATAGAACAAGGCGAGCAGTTGTTGTGGGAGATCCATTGCAAGTAGAACCTGTTGTAACAATTCCTAAAGTGCTAATTGACATACTGGCTGATAGTACTTGTGTAGCAAATGAATATAAGGTGATTGAAAATTCAGCTCAGACTTTTGCTGATAATATAAATGAGTTTAACGGTATGATCGGGGAACGCCAGGTTGGTTGTCCGTTGGTTGTTCACAGAAGGTGCATAGAACCAATGTTTTCTATTTCAAATTTGATTTCATATGACAATAGAATGTTTAATAAAACAAATAAGAAGGAAGAATATTTGAAACCAGAAAAACCATTTTTGATAAAAAAATCTGGATGGATTAATGTTGAAGGAGTAGAAAATGGTGGCAAGGATCATTTTGTGAAAAATCAAGCTGAGAGAGTATGCCAATTAATGGAAGATGCAGTACATATATATTCAGATTTGTTTGAGACAGATGATAAGATTTTTATAATTACACCTTTTAGAACAGTTGCAGAATCAATGCGTAAGTTTATCATTAGCTACTTTTCAGCAAAAGGATATGATAAGGAAATCTTGTCAAAGTGGACCAAAAATTGTGTTGGTACAGTGCATACTTTTCAAGGTAAAGACGCGAATGAGGTACTTTTGGTATTAGGTTGTTCAAATAAAAGTGCAGGTGCAATGAATTGGGTAGTAAAGAAAGCTAATATACTTAATGTTGCATGCACCAGAGCAAAATATAGAATAGCATTTATTGGCAATATAAATGATTGGAAAAATAGGAGGTACTTTAGAGAGTTTATTCCGAATTTAATTGATATAATAAATGTGTAAAATATAGACGATATGGAGTCAGAGCAGGAGATATTGTTATGGCTGTATCATATAACAAATTATGGAAACTATTAGTGGATAAAAAAATGAGCAAATCTGATTTGCGTAAAAAGGCAGAAATTGCCCCAAACACAATGACAAAATTGCGCCGTGATGAAGAGGTGAGTCTCACAATTTTGAGCAAGATATGTAAGACTTTAAATGCTGATTTTGGAGACATTGTAGAGTATGTACCGGATGCAGAAATATGGGATTTGTATAATGAAAACCGAGAACTTCTGGGAAAAGACCATGTAAGAGGAGAGCAGCTACCGATAGACGGATACCATCTGGTGGTGCATGTCTGGATTCGTAATTCTAAAGGAGAGTATCTTATCTCGCAGCGTTCAGCAAACAGACCGACATATCCTTTGATGTGGGAATGTGTAGGGGGTTCGGTTGTAAAAGGAGAGGATAGTTTATTAGGAGCAATCCGGGAGGCAAAGGAAGAAGTTGGCGTTGATTTGATGCCGGAAAATGGACAAGTTCTTTTTACAAAGACACGAAAAATCATTGAGGGAAAAATCTTTAATGATATTATGGACGTTTGGCTGTTTGAATATGACGGAGAGGTTGATTTAGGCAATGCCACAACGGATGAAGTGGCACAGGTTGCATGGATGGACAGAAAGCAGATAAAAGAATTGTTTGATGCGGATATGTTTGTGGATACATTGGAGTACTTTTTTACAGAAGTGGATAAGAAATGTTGAAAAGGAGCTAGTTGTTATGGAGCAAATTGAGTTGGGTTATAAAAGTGTGTGAAGGTGATTATGCGACAGATGAATTGTATGAAAACATAAATATGGTAAAGACTATAAATTAAACAGGAAGTGAATGTTTGGTATGAATATAAAAGATTTAATTGGTGAAGCAACAGAATACGATAAAAAGCTGGCATTGGAGGAAAAGAAACCAAAAAGTTGGTGTAAAAGTGTTAGTGCGTTTGCAAATACATTTGGCGAAGCTATCATGAAGCACTCGTAAATGCTTTAGCACATCGTGATTATCTGGTAAATGGAAGTGAAGTTCATATTGACATATACGATGACAGAATGGAAATCTATTCTCCGGGAGGAATGCCGGATGGGTCCATGATTCAGGACAGAGATCCGCTTACAGTACCTTCTACCAGAAGAAATCCGGTTCTTGCGGATGTGTTCAACAGGCTTGGATATATGGAGCGTAAAGGTAGTGGATTTGGAAAGATTATTAGTGGATATGAATTTCAAATTAATTATGATGAGAGTAAAAGACCATCATTTCGCTCGGACAGATATCAGTTTACTGTAGTAATGCCGAATCTGAATTATGATGTTTCTCACGATTTTGAAGAAAATGAGGCAATGTCCGAATCAATGTCCGAATCAATGTCCAAATTGGAAAGAACAAGAATGCAGATTATTTTGCACTATCTCGATACAAATAAAAAAATAAATAGCTCTATTGCAGCAAAATTATTGAAAGTGGAAATAAAGACGGCAAGTCGACTGCTATTGAAGGCAGAAAAATTGGATATTCTTAATAGTTATGGAAAAACAAAGAATAAAGTATATTTTAGAGAATAGTGCAAGGCAATGGTGTGAAAGACATAAGATTGATATTGTTGTATAAAAGAAAGGGGCTGCTATGATACCCACAGAAGATATTATACCGATAGTGAAAAACACAATTGCTGCATCAATTAAATGCAACACCCATCGGGGATACATTGGTTGGAGCAGCTGTGATAATATTTGTATGGATATGCATGACTGCCTTGATATGTGTGCTGAGACCTTAGAAAAGCGTGGCTATATGGTTGCACTTGAGGCGGCTACATACATTTTGGTATCTGGCGTTAAGTTAGCATCTCATGCGGATAGTAGTTCGGGAATGCTTACAGATGTTATCATGTGTACATACCAACTGATAGATAAATGCACAAAAGAAATCGAAAAAAAGGACCAACAAATGCGGGATCAAGCACTAGCATTAATTCTAAAAGAGGCGAAAAAGAGTGTGTTTGACGGTTGGATTGACTGGCGTTATAACCTGCTGAAAAGTGGAATTTGCCTGTGTGATGAAAAGAGTGCAAAGAAACTTGAAAAGGTTTTAGATACTTTGTTGGAAATTTTGCGGGAGGATTATTTTCCAGAATACACGAAAAAAGAAGATTTGATTGTAAGATATCTTTTACATAGACATTTATATGGCAAAGAGAATACGCAGAAGGAGTTATATCAGAATATTCTGATAAATGAACTCCGTATTATAGCGATTAAGGATGCTATGGAAGCGAAGAATTATGATGAAGCAGAGAAGCTTTGTTTAGAGAAGGCAAATGCAGAAAATACATGGCATTATCGTAGTGGCGATCCGGAAGATTGGAATAATATGCTATATGACATATATAGGACAGGAAACAACAGGGAAAAGCAAATCGCACAGGCAAAAAAGCTGTTATTAATGGGAAATGAGAAGTTCTGGGGTGTTTTGAAACAGATTTACAAAGCGTGTGGTACGTGGAATGAGAATTACGAGAGCCTATTGGATGAATTAAAGGACAGCAAGCGAACTGTTTGCTACCGCAGTGTTCTTATTTCAGAAAATGAAAAGAAGAGATTGCTTGAAGATGTAATGGAGAATCCGTATGATTTGTTTTGTTATGGAAAATATTTGGTGAAGGAATATCCGGAGCAGATATATGAGTTGTGTTATAAGGAAATAAGTGAAAGCTGTGCTCAGGCAAAGGATAGACGAGAATATAAGAAGATAACGAAGAATATTGCACAGCTTATAAAATGGAAGGGTAATGATACCGCTAAGTCTTTAATTGAGGAATTGAAGCAGAGATATCCAAGAAAACCAGCATTGTTGGATGAATTGGAGAAGGTGGAGAAGAAATTGTAATTCAAATAAAATACTGGAATTTAAACATAGTCTCACCAGTCTCAAATCATTACGATACTGGTGAGACATAGATGAGACTAACTTCAATAAAATGCTTCCTCAACTAGGGAAAATTAATTGAATTCATTCATAGCATCCACATATTCCTGTAATCCATTAGGTTTACAAGCTAATTCAGCATACAGCAGAGAATTCTCCTGTGCTAGCCGATACAGATACACAATATCATCAGGTGTATCGAGCAAGACAGCTGAATTGCATTTTTCGCAACTGATAGTTAGAGGTGTGCCGGTATATGTATTATTGATGGCATTAACAATAACAGAATCTGTATTAGGTTCATACATTCCAAACAGGCAACAAGGGTTATTTTGTTTCATTATGTTCTCCTTCCCACAGATACTTAGCGCCATCAAGCAGATCAATGATGGCTGTAAGCATATTATTATAATCGGTCTGTAGTTCCTTGATTTCATTGCATGTAGTGAGATTGTTTAAAGTTTGGTGCTCACAGCATTCAGTAAATGTTTTTTGCATTTCAAGCAGTTGCAGATACAGAGCATTAACAGTCTGCACAAGCGGATATATGGTTTCTTTCTTGCCTACAACGCAGATTCGGTTATATATGCAGGAACGGACAAAGTAATCTTTCTTCATCATACCGCTGGCAAGGATATGGGCTTCAATTTGTCTGCGTTCAGCATCGCTGATTCTAAAACTTATTGTTGGACGTTTGTGTTGATTGCTCATAGAAAAGCTCCTTTCATAGTGGGTGTGGCAGCAGACATGATAAAGCACCCGCAAGCCACATTTGATTATTCGTTTTTAGTTGTAAAAGTAGATTATATCTGCCATGAATTTCGTAGAAGCAATATTGAATCATTGCAACTAATTTGCAACTAAAGTTTTTGAAAAAGATATGAAAAGAGTAACATTAGATGAAACAGATGCGGTGGAATGCCGCATAAAATCAGCATTTTTGATTTGATGATACTTCCTTTGGGAAGTATAAGAATAGTGTGAAATGATACTTTCATTACTATTTATACTACCAAGCAACAAGTGAAGGTGCGATAGAGAGGAGATATGTATGAGGAGAAATATATTATGTATTATATTGTGTATGATATTACTGAGTGCATGCAGTTCCAAAAGTAATGAGATTATTGAAGGGTATAGTAACTGTGAAGAATATTACAGTGATGGATTTCAAGATTATATAGATTATTGCAAATATTTCTATAAGGAAAGCGAGGATAAAAAATTTGAGGAGAACAGTTATTATTCTATTGTAACAAAAGAAAATATAGATGATATAAAGAGTTATTTTGATAAGTTCCCTTATGAAAGTATGGAGGATAGCAATAAGTATGACTTTGAAACAGATAATATAAATGAAGGAGACTATTATAGCCTGAGAGCAGGGTCAAATAATGATAATTACAGTGTATTTTTATATGACGTAAATAGTCATATATTGTACTATATACATTATAATATATAGCGTAATGAAAATTATTGATTTGCAATTAGATTATTTTATGCACTAGCACTAAAAAATAAAGTATTGTGTATAAAATGTCATTATGAAGAATGATAGTTCATTAAATTTGAAACGTATTTTTTATAGGTGTTAAAATAACTTAATGAAATAAAATCTGACTTATGTTATAATACTTCCGTGGCAACACTATGGCAACACGAAATCAGAAGGATAATACAAATAATATAATATAGGTAAATTAACAGATAAAAGCACACGAAACCTAAACAAATATGTTCAAGTTGAACTCGGTACAAGCCAAGTTTGAATAAGGGAACACATGTTAGAACACCCCATAAATAAAGGGAAAGCACCGAATATAAGTCTCTTATGAGAACATTTTGAGAACAAAATCAAGAATAAGAAGAGTTATTTTGACTAATAAGTTGAAATAGCTCTTCTTTTTTGCTTGAAAAGCCGATAAACAAAGGGATCTGGAACTTTAAGCCTGATAAAAAAACAAATTTGTTTAACGTTGGTCACAAAAGAAAGAAGAAGTTGATTAAAGGAAAAGGTATAGTGCCACTAACTTCTATTTGGAAAGTAAAAGGACTAAAGTAGAACTACGGTCAAACAAAAACAATTTAATCAAAAGAGAAAAAGGAGATTACAAATATGACAGACAAGATGTTTAAGGAAGTTGATGCACCTGAACATTACAAGGCTGCAAAGGATAAGAAAATAAGAATTAAGGACACAGGAAAAGTTCAGAAACGTACAGTTACAGACGAAAGAATCCCTGTGGTACCTGACACACCACAGACAGGCATTAATGGAAAAACAGTAGGAATGGTAGTTTCACTTATTTCATTATTAATTGCACTTGGATGTTTTGCATGCGTAAGAGCAAAGGACAAGTCAAAATACAATTTCAAATAGGATAAGGAGTTTTTAATAAGCACAGAAAGATATATTTTACAACGGATAAAAAGAGAGAGTATGAGGTGTTTGCAGTGATGAGTGTTAACATACATAAGTTTGAATACTGGAAATTCGTAATGGCAAGGAATAAGGAAGAGCATGATGAGTTCATTGACAAGGTAGAGGAGCATAGTTTGTGGAGACAGGAGAATAAGCCCAAGTATGGAGAGCAGATGCTGATGTTGTCTACTTGCGATAATGGGAAAGGGGATGATTGTAGGATTGTGGTTATTGGAAAAAATATATAATAATAGCTAAATAACAAAACAAATTTAGTTATATAGATTTAGTTATATGATAGCCAATACTGATATTAGGACATTGAATGATATCAAATATGTTGAGAGATATATTGGATTTGGAATAAAGTGAAAAAATGGGATATGACATACCATAGTTTACATTTGAGATTGATTAAGAAGGAGAAAATGTATAGAAGAATTAAGAACAAGTCTCATATTTGATATTAAACTTAAGTAGTTTGTTTGCAAAAAAGTATTGTAAAAAAATATAATACACATTAGAATATTGTAAAAACGTATTATAGTAAGAGTTACAATAGGAGAAAAATTGAAGTATTAATTATATGGATGAAAAATTATATAAAGAGTTAAGAAATATAACCGATGAAGAAAAGGAAATTCTTCAGGGAAGGGACAATATTGACCGTAGGCTTTATATGGAGCAGCAGTCGGATATAATAAATGCAAACAAGCTTTTGGAGCAGGGAAAGATTATTACAATCAGACCACATACAAGGTTTATACATTTTCCAAAGCATACTCACGACTATATTGAAGTAATTTATATGTGTTCGGGCAGTACCACACATATTATTAACGATAATAAGGTG containing:
- a CDS encoding ATP-binding protein, giving the protein MVNGSEVHIDIYDDRMEIYSPGGMPDGSMIQDRDPLTVPSTRRNPVLADVFNRLGYMERKGSGFGKIISGYEFQINYDESKRPSFRSDRYQFTVVMPNLNYDVSHDFEENEAMSESMSESMSKLERTRMQIILHYLDTNKKINSSIAAKLLKVEIKTASRLLLKAEKLDILNSYGKTKNKVYFRE
- a CDS encoding TNT domain-containing protein, encoding MDRYGSKYGQYTSPVGTPFGQRALPYRDNLWAYHKYAVVKDINNVTTSTIESTFNMLGMGIQIEMPSLIKRLVKVGYLREIL
- a CDS encoding T6SS immunity protein Tdi1 domain-containing protein, producing MIYRDFHRENEIGNDVIKKYSDILPKELISIWKKYGTGSMMNGFLKVVNPDEYIEILRESFADYEGVVPVMLTAFGDIITINSEGRVDIIYYRYGYYSVIATGWEMFEVFAGDSFMNERMFKNILYNAAVEKHGRVEFEECFGYVPLLALGGNETVDNLKKIKTKEHIEVIIEMVGIISDMKSIIM
- a CDS encoding NUDIX hydrolase, giving the protein MYNENRELLGKDHVRGEQLPIDGYHLVVHVWIRNSKGEYLISQRSANRPTYPLMWECVGGSVVKGEDSLLGAIREAKEEVGVDLMPENGQVLFTKTRKIIEGKIFNDIMDVWLFEYDGEVDLGNATTDEVAQVAWMDRKQIKELFDADMFVDTLEYFFTEVDKKC
- a CDS encoding suppressor of fused domain protein produces the protein MQQKKYIFQILHKEIKLAPKVLAFADDTNENSIDIYIGEDRPDIGLNTYSTIGLSKFPVDLVCSDGREIRVEYIGMCNSDFSEFPNIVASCAFNIIKDNYICKPGMVAIDAIADYCDELEMKHIYYTIPIFWEKLQGIEYENIIINWLYMVPISDKELEYIEEFGDEKFEELLEEKNVDVFDIYRKSII
- a CDS encoding GNAT family N-acetyltransferase, with amino-acid sequence MDMSLVEKESYEYYKNTLETGEHIGYLVYDNETFIGAGGVSFYQVMPTYHNPTGKKAYIMNMYTAPAYRRQGIAFHTLDLLVKDAKKQGVSQIALEATDMGRPLYEKYGFVKMEDEMELKHSHACSD
- a CDS encoding DEAD/DEAH box helicase, with product MRNRSLTAECNKIFNFWKLEEYFTPSDYPELTLTIKEGKQDIPFDAYYNAYSTRSLPLKEYKAHNEYLRQKHKSDEKLYNRANVYCGCYKIKTFVEKMAEKCKLDMEKYAEINELSGRFYIFSVQIDLDGKITEEGVQVSPFFYAVLCMIKAEGINVNIMQENIWKLNEEVNEILKQNNVQILEFTDVTIVKNIIFDKLRIESESEVGLKSASDKVYACKGLKKEDETSDFTSFYLDEIENVQKNHKNNENLIKYTTSLLAGNQKKIMIDSDVCSMKKWLEVDRFPMGKYPSKFSPTLMQQIAINIAISENDRKEKIFSVNGPPGTGKTTLLKEIIASNVVQLAEVLIKYGISGSNFVSRKVESASNARYTEKYYEIPEEISKYGILVVSNNNGAVENITLDLPKSGDMEKDKTRTDYFDRKINKEVYFSAVADNLLGKEGGAWGLISARMGRKSYVTEVLESCVFAKKNDASDKVTLDLAREDSISWDEAIDKFNVAKRKVLLLREGIKKDQKLLDDFYKEGEGLAKSKLDLKQLLIEKEQLNIKLNDVRTELESNEQETLEQEGEIKYIKEHSSIFKKLLILLGIGKIGRHVAEKQKYVDELIINHEDIKRRYSLAVRNTEEVCTKIEKQYSIIAALTKKVQILEEKIYGNNGSLKNKYKNNFADKNFYIDIKESEDSQNACPWTFDEYDMAREELFFASLQVRKAFILESPYIKRNLFVYEAYNNGKYTMEEKKEMFPHLFNSLSIVIPVLSSTFASVGRFLKHAGNMSLGMLIIDESGQAVPQSALGAIYRTRRAVVVGDPLQVEPVVTIPKVLIDILADSTCVANEYKVIENSAQTFADNINEFNGMIGERQVGCPLVVHRRCIEPMFSISNLISYDNRMFNKTNKKEEYLKPEKPFLIKKSGWINVEGVENGGKDHFVKNQAERVCQLMEDAVHIYSDLFETDDKIFIITPFRTVAESMRKFIISYFSAKGYDKEILSKWTKNCVGTVHTFQGKDANEVLLVLGCSNKSAGAMNWVVKKANILNVACTRAKYRIAFIGNINDWKNRRYFREFIPNLIDIINV
- a CDS encoding polymorphic toxin-type HINT domain-containing protein, with translation MLGACWGAITGAVIGGVAGGLESMSQGGSFLDGFEDGAFSGAVGGAIGGAAFAGLGVAGSALGKGISCASKLGKAIKGTAAVSKVLSLGMAGFDMISLADMAIDNKNNPIADLNKKLHSNKAYNVFQISVSALAVFTGGMTTTMKCFVAGTLVLTIDGLKKIEDIEVGDRVLAADTDTMERKYKEVLDTFVRKTNDLIHIFIGEEEIVTTADHPFWVEGKVFVPAMSLVIDSELLNNSGNVVRVDNLLRETNADGAEVYNFKVDEYHTYYVGDMHILVHNAGDAYSRPSGFRKGVRDKAWEEVEKASPDGIVHDPKTGRPMSKDEPWDMGHKPGYEFRKHRASARERGITRKQFLDEHNNPSHYRPELPSSNRSHVCEDLTDLYLGP